In one Steroidobacteraceae bacterium genomic region, the following are encoded:
- a CDS encoding MAPEG family protein — translation MITALYAGLLGLLAIVLGAKAGGLRGKLDISIGDGGNKELLLAMRRHANFAEWVPIALILIVLMEMRGVDTRWVHGLGAGLVVARVCHALGLKADSMKSYLRLVGAGGTALIIAIASVWSIFSYFQI, via the coding sequence ATGATTACGGCGTTGTATGCCGGCCTGCTCGGCCTGCTGGCTATTGTCCTCGGCGCGAAAGCCGGAGGACTGCGTGGCAAGTTGGATATTTCCATCGGTGATGGCGGCAACAAGGAGCTGTTGCTTGCCATGCGTCGCCACGCCAATTTCGCGGAGTGGGTACCGATTGCGCTGATACTGATCGTGCTGATGGAAATGCGCGGCGTCGACACGCGCTGGGTCCACGGCCTGGGCGCTGGGCTCGTGGTCGCAAGAGTCTGCCACGCACTGGGGCTGAAAGCCGATTCAATGAAGAGCTATCTCCGGCTGGTTGGCGCGGGTGGCACGGCACTGATCATCGCGATCGCCTCGGTCTGGTCCATATTCAGCTACTTCCAGATTTGA